A stretch of the Proteus sp. ZN5 genome encodes the following:
- a CDS encoding methyl-accepting chemotaxis protein → MQKLRNITIRLMMIIILGTLCVLFGSVSLYSAWSLSQISEGNQSDNQIIKQMAALSQGNDQYFRFTSRLNRLVEEKAEGKEVDFTQAQLAMENMEKQITYMKSVSPGPMDAKVSKELMDVWQALFEQGVKKQMELALNGTIEQYEHHAKNVTPVLSRELGNVSENFNNVANIKIDSTIEEVDELIEVTQIVIIISAILGGVILILTDRYLVVMLQKPLECIRQHFVKITEGDLSHPLEPFGNNCAGRLIPLLNDMQNSLHEAVSTIRTGSESIYRGASEIAKGNNDLASRTEEQATALEQTAASMEEITAAVNQNMEHAYQARELAEVASVTVEKGNELAESVVTTMDGISESSSKIADIINVINNIAFQTNILALNASVEAARAGSHGRGFMVVANEVRNLAGDSAKAAKEIEVLIADSTTRVRKGANLVSDMEKTMEDILTGVKQVTSIMKEITIASEEQSKGIGQVSVAITQMDGVTQQNASLVEQVSAAAISLERQTEELQLSVQKFNLAHH, encoded by the coding sequence ATGCAGAAACTTCGTAACATTACTATTCGTCTGATGATGATAATCATTCTGGGGACATTATGTGTGTTATTTGGCAGTGTCAGTCTTTATAGCGCATGGTCACTATCACAAATATCTGAAGGCAATCAATCTGATAATCAAATAATAAAGCAAATGGCTGCACTCAGTCAGGGAAATGATCAGTACTTTCGATTCACTTCTCGATTAAATCGTCTCGTTGAGGAGAAAGCTGAAGGCAAAGAAGTTGATTTTACACAAGCACAACTGGCGATGGAAAATATGGAAAAGCAGATTACGTATATGAAATCTGTTTCTCCAGGGCCAATGGATGCAAAAGTATCAAAAGAGCTAATGGATGTATGGCAAGCTCTTTTTGAGCAAGGAGTAAAAAAACAGATGGAATTAGCGCTCAATGGCACCATTGAGCAATATGAACATCATGCAAAAAATGTAACACCTGTGTTGAGCCGTGAATTAGGCAATGTGAGTGAAAACTTTAATAATGTTGCAAATATAAAAATTGATAGCACTATTGAAGAAGTGGATGAGCTTATTGAAGTGACACAAATTGTTATTATTATTAGTGCCATTTTAGGGGGCGTTATTCTGATCCTTACTGACCGTTATTTAGTGGTAATGTTACAAAAGCCACTTGAATGTATTCGCCAACATTTTGTAAAAATTACAGAAGGTGATCTGAGTCATCCACTCGAGCCTTTTGGTAATAACTGTGCTGGGCGATTAATACCATTATTAAATGATATGCAAAACAGTTTGCATGAAGCGGTAAGCACTATCCGTACGGGAAGTGAAAGTATCTATCGTGGTGCATCTGAAATTGCCAAAGGGAATAACGATTTGGCTTCTCGTACAGAAGAGCAAGCAACGGCATTAGAGCAAACAGCCGCAAGTATGGAAGAGATAACTGCTGCTGTTAACCAGAACATGGAACATGCTTATCAGGCGAGAGAATTAGCTGAAGTAGCTTCAGTGACTGTCGAAAAAGGCAATGAATTAGCTGAATCTGTTGTCACAACAATGGATGGGATCTCTGAAAGCTCAAGTAAAATTGCAGATATCATCAATGTCATTAATAACATTGCATTTCAAACGAATATACTGGCTTTAAATGCGTCAGTAGAAGCAGCAAGAGCTGGATCTCATGGGCGAGGATTTATGGTCGTCGCCAATGAAGTGCGTAATTTAGCAGGAGATAGTGCGAAAGCTGCTAAAGAGATTGAAGTACTCATTGCCGACTCCACTACGCGAGTAAGAAAAGGTGCCAATTTAGTCAGCGATATGGAAAAAACGATGGAAGACATTTTGACGGGAGTTAAACAGGTAACGTCAATAATGAAAGAAATCACTATTGCATCTGAAGAGCAAAGTAAGGGTATTGGCCAAGTGAGTGTGGCTATTACTCAAATGGATGGTGTAACACAACAGAATGCCTCTTTAGTTGAACAAGTTTCAGCTGCAGCGATTTCATTAGAAAGACAAACCGAAGAATTACAGCTATCGGTACAAAAATTCAATCTAGCTCACCATTGA
- a CDS encoding sigma-S stabilization anti-adapter protein IraP yields MDKNLKEIECEIAALKIVIKSLLSTLSDKQRRDMLGNISIVLEDTSNKYPQLNEVINLTEQYVKKLTQA; encoded by the coding sequence ATGGATAAAAATTTAAAAGAAATTGAATGCGAAATTGCTGCTCTAAAAATTGTTATCAAATCTTTACTTTCCACGCTAAGTGATAAACAACGAAGAGATATGTTGGGCAATATATCTATAGTGCTTGAGGATACATCGAACAAATATCCTCAACTCAATGAAGTTATAAACTTAACTGAACAATATGTGAAGAAGCTGACTCAAGCCTAA
- a CDS encoding NAD(P)H-dependent oxidoreductase produces MSHFKIGIVVGSLRKDSFNKQTAHALIKLFPQEFTCQFIDISALPLYNQDDDSHTPSSVVEFKQQIEACQGIIFITPEYNRSIPGVLKNAIDQASRPYGTNAWDKIPAGIIGVSTGNISTAIAQQHLRNSLAFLNMPTLNQPECYLKWYDGMVENGQFSEKTATFMQNWVDAYVVFVKQNNQ; encoded by the coding sequence ATGAGTCATTTTAAAATTGGTATCGTTGTCGGTAGTTTAAGAAAAGATTCGTTTAATAAACAAACAGCACATGCCTTAATTAAGTTATTTCCTCAAGAATTTACCTGTCAGTTTATCGATATTAGTGCTCTCCCTCTCTATAACCAAGACGATGACAGTCATACCCCTTCTTCTGTTGTCGAATTCAAACAACAAATAGAGGCATGTCAAGGCATCATCTTTATCACTCCTGAATATAACCGCTCAATACCTGGGGTACTTAAAAATGCTATTGACCAAGCCTCTCGCCCTTATGGAACAAATGCTTGGGATAAAATTCCAGCAGGTATTATTGGGGTTTCAACTGGTAATATTAGTACAGCAATAGCTCAACAGCATTTACGTAATTCGTTAGCCTTCTTGAATATGCCAACCCTAAATCAACCAGAATGTTATCTAAAGTGGTATGACGGAATGGTTGAGAATGGACAGTTTTCAGAGAAAACAGCAACTTTTATGCAAAACTGGGTTGATGCCTACGTTGTTTTTGTGAAGCAAAATAATCAATAA
- a CDS encoding sugar transporter → MKLKQSVCLAFMLFPTLSFANNEFNSVIEDFDRYFETQEPIKIEPKTSATISSSTRTGQANRGVNRTTATQQAKPEQRVKPSTPAKTDNQAVEPVKTPDITLAENCPVLPADYSKLKSDYTRYLTPLLSFIPIKPQFTPEDLNRYSYRNNATVYNPLALYSKESYARPQRNDNFLLDIIPGTFYSVTAIPFHFAYQFNRSVLDHKQPLFNKELLNRLADTRNKYQTLYQKYTEQVAITKEHLEKLQNANNQIKQLELALAETEEKLATANNLLTDDSLKQAVAKLQSDLETTKQERDLLVKQLAEKENILQATTVKNTELAKQQQDFEKQAGILKTLETKYTQLEQEKEQLQSQYQQAQALLKDDSAKKEIDKLQSSLDSIKVEQEKLINQLNEKQTLLAKIEQEKEAIQVQYTESQQLLNVSNKQKEQELADLEIAKNKEIATLDKSLSTITIEQEKLTKQLSDVQNQLATIKKEKEDVQAQFAQAQLLLKDDSAKKEIDKLQSTLLKITSEHEDLSKELALKVAEAEKQQDANRQLVEEQRKEIAQLKTQVEKSNQEQAQLNKSLLAVQQQKEQVDEKLKAIPELKSQLDNKVAELADLKKSLSAGEKAVDNLITDKNNLIAKLEKAQSELSNKYQTLDTQFKENNIALAQVTTSKTESEKTLALLEKQLTEKQNTTDKLSAQLAEAKVQLEKQNTESAQQMSTLKQQQTESIAKLNEQIKAKDAELAKANADSSSILKENKTLKEQLEKMAGEGQMIAGQLAYAYSIIGKDNAQRNKSILSEIQKQNYVQYDDNTYFKILKQGKPVASIASKTVVFTMHEELTDGTVTLNYDKAKPLILPYRQLPLPLNTFIAKAGINGKAKIYIKPGGGYGKNGVPGQVPPESMSIVTIEILDIK, encoded by the coding sequence ATGAAATTAAAGCAGAGTGTTTGTCTCGCTTTTATGCTGTTTCCAACACTATCGTTTGCCAATAATGAGTTTAATTCTGTTATTGAAGATTTCGACCGTTATTTTGAAACGCAAGAGCCAATTAAAATTGAGCCTAAAACATCTGCTACAATTTCATCGTCAACGAGAACCGGTCAGGCTAATCGTGGAGTAAACCGCACTACAGCGACTCAACAGGCAAAACCAGAGCAACGAGTTAAACCTTCTACGCCAGCTAAAACAGATAATCAGGCAGTCGAACCTGTTAAGACTCCTGATATCACGCTGGCAGAAAATTGCCCTGTGTTACCAGCTGATTATTCAAAATTAAAGAGTGACTACACTCGTTATTTAACTCCGTTGCTTTCATTTATTCCGATTAAACCGCAATTCACACCAGAGGATCTTAATCGTTATAGCTACAGAAATAATGCAACGGTTTATAACCCCTTGGCTCTGTATTCAAAAGAGAGTTATGCAAGGCCTCAACGTAATGACAATTTCTTGTTAGATATTATTCCAGGAACATTTTATTCTGTTACGGCCATTCCTTTTCACTTTGCATATCAGTTCAATCGCTCTGTACTCGATCATAAACAACCTCTTTTTAATAAAGAGCTATTAAATCGTTTAGCAGATACGAGAAATAAATACCAAACGCTATATCAAAAATACACTGAGCAGGTAGCTATAACAAAAGAGCATTTAGAAAAACTTCAAAATGCAAATAACCAAATTAAACAACTCGAATTGGCACTGGCTGAAACAGAAGAAAAATTAGCTACCGCGAATAACTTACTTACTGATGACTCGTTAAAACAGGCTGTTGCTAAACTACAAAGTGATTTGGAAACTACAAAACAAGAACGTGACTTATTAGTTAAGCAGTTAGCTGAAAAAGAAAACATATTACAGGCAACAACAGTAAAAAATACAGAGTTAGCCAAACAGCAGCAAGATTTTGAAAAACAAGCGGGAATACTGAAAACTTTAGAGACGAAATATACGCAGCTTGAGCAAGAAAAAGAGCAATTACAATCTCAGTATCAACAAGCTCAGGCTCTGTTAAAAGATGACAGTGCCAAAAAAGAGATCGATAAATTACAGAGTTCACTTGATAGTATAAAAGTAGAGCAAGAAAAGTTAATTAACCAATTAAATGAAAAACAAACACTTCTTGCTAAAATTGAACAAGAAAAAGAAGCTATACAAGTTCAGTATACTGAATCTCAGCAGTTGCTAAATGTCAGTAATAAGCAAAAAGAACAAGAATTAGCTGATTTAGAAATCGCAAAAAATAAAGAAATAGCAACATTAGATAAGTCGTTATCAACAATAACGATTGAGCAAGAAAAATTAACTAAACAACTCTCAGATGTACAAAATCAATTAGCAACCATAAAGAAAGAGAAAGAAGATGTGCAGGCTCAGTTTGCACAGGCTCAACTATTGCTAAAAGATGACTCTGCGAAAAAAGAGATAGATAAATTACAAAGTACACTACTGAAGATCACATCAGAACATGAAGATTTATCTAAAGAACTTGCATTAAAAGTAGCGGAAGCAGAAAAGCAACAAGATGCTAATAGACAACTTGTTGAGGAGCAACGCAAAGAAATAGCACAACTAAAAACTCAAGTTGAGAAAAGTAATCAAGAACAAGCTCAACTTAATAAATCGCTTTTAGCTGTTCAACAGCAAAAAGAACAAGTGGATGAGAAATTAAAAGCGATCCCAGAATTAAAATCACAGTTAGATAATAAGGTCGCTGAATTAGCTGATTTGAAGAAGAGTTTATCTGCTGGTGAAAAGGCGGTTGATAATTTAATTACAGATAAAAATAATCTGATAGCTAAATTAGAGAAAGCACAAAGTGAGCTATCGAATAAATATCAAACATTAGATACGCAGTTTAAAGAGAACAATATCGCATTAGCTCAAGTCACTACGAGCAAAACAGAGAGTGAAAAAACGTTAGCATTGCTAGAAAAACAACTCACTGAAAAGCAAAATACGACTGATAAATTGAGTGCTCAATTAGCTGAAGCCAAAGTGCAATTAGAAAAACAAAATACAGAAAGTGCACAGCAAATGAGTACATTAAAGCAGCAGCAAACTGAATCTATTGCTAAATTAAATGAGCAAATCAAAGCAAAAGATGCTGAATTAGCGAAAGCGAATGCGGATAGTAGTAGCATCTTAAAAGAGAATAAAACGCTAAAAGAGCAGCTTGAAAAAATGGCCGGCGAAGGGCAAATGATCGCAGGGCAACTTGCTTATGCTTATTCAATTATTGGAAAAGATAACGCTCAGCGTAATAAATCCATTTTATCTGAGATCCAAAAACAAAATTACGTACAATATGACGATAATACCTATTTTAAAATATTAAAACAGGGTAAGCCAGTGGCTTCAATTGCAAGTAAAACCGTTGTATTTACAATGCATGAAGAATTGACGGACGGTACTGTAACGCTTAATTATGATAAAGCTAAGCCGCTTATTCTGCCTTACCGTCAACTGCCATTACCACTGAATACCTTTATTGCAAAAGCGGGTATCAACGGTAAAGCTAAAATTTATATAAAACCAGGTGGTGGTTATGGGAAAAATGGTGTTCCAGGACAAGTGCCACCAGAATCTATGTCTATCGTGACAATTGAGATCTTAGATATTAAATAG
- a CDS encoding T3SS regulon anti-activator ExsD domain-containing protein, with amino-acid sequence MIKENIYSTKAHYYDYLALLKKIMAPSNEKTVDDLFNLQFSLQSNKNTVTACDINEPQIKILSRILCRESLDSLLQSTWFLRKKYCFVMISKEDIRDVISFAHSFHVEQPHSALTPADWDKLLSATININEHMRLIQAVIKPLFSWWAQHITPQLFILYDKKRELELQIKQCENIKSFEEKQLSNKSDSFLSLDDINIKLNANKAKLIDIGDLLQKEIQLFLNNWKDEPIFNVKINNTLDYIQNITPSSELIKPLWEILNNIPEHPENCQNLKDWLLERDLCLKNDEFLWR; translated from the coding sequence GTGATAAAAGAAAATATATATAGCACCAAAGCCCATTATTATGACTATTTAGCCTTACTAAAAAAAATAATGGCGCCCAGCAATGAAAAAACTGTAGATGACTTATTTAATCTACAGTTTTCTTTGCAATCAAATAAAAATACCGTTACTGCATGTGATATTAATGAACCGCAAATAAAAATACTCTCGCGTATTTTATGCCGTGAAAGCTTAGACAGTTTATTACAGTCCACTTGGTTTTTACGAAAGAAATACTGCTTTGTTATGATATCTAAAGAAGATATACGTGATGTTATTAGTTTTGCACATTCTTTTCATGTAGAGCAGCCACATTCAGCACTAACACCAGCAGATTGGGATAAATTATTAAGTGCAACAATCAATATCAATGAGCATATGCGTTTAATTCAAGCTGTAATCAAACCACTTTTTAGTTGGTGGGCTCAACACATTACTCCCCAGCTTTTCATTCTTTATGACAAAAAAAGAGAGCTAGAGCTTCAGATTAAGCAGTGTGAAAATATTAAATCATTTGAAGAGAAGCAACTATCAAATAAAAGTGATTCTTTTTTATCTTTAGATGATATCAATATTAAACTTAATGCAAATAAAGCTAAACTAATTGATATTGGTGACTTATTACAAAAAGAGATCCAATTATTCCTCAACAATTGGAAAGATGAACCTATTTTTAATGTTAAAATTAATAATACTTTAGATTACATCCAAAACATAACGCCAAGTTCTGAGTTAATAAAACCATTATGGGAGATTTTAAATAATATCCCAGAACATCCAGAAAACTGTCAAAATTTAAAAGATTGGTTGTTAGAAAGAGATCTTTGCTTAAAGAACGATGAATTTTTATGGCGATAA
- a CDS encoding AraC family transcriptional regulator translates to MNTIQCEKNNRYDCAIQKKSYFYPQYQILENEQKALFLIRKNALILQNCTDTVTVIENQVLFLQQGNYTIKTQGTEPTDIIYIPLSDDFLRDFMSKYNDILCQIERDEEFSSAFICFQNSSLIQFCSNGFEYLTVQSCPETFTQLRVEELLILLLSTEQGSDLMALLRQLSHRQVDRLKIFMEKNHLKNWKLKQFAREFGMGLTTFKELFNHVYGTSPRTWICERRIIYAHQLLLTTEMSIVDISMESGFSSQSYFTQSYHRRFNMTPSKARNIKSKL, encoded by the coding sequence ATGAATACAATACAGTGCGAAAAAAACAATCGATATGATTGTGCTATTCAAAAAAAATCTTATTTTTATCCACAATACCAAATACTAGAAAATGAACAAAAAGCGCTTTTTCTTATCAGAAAAAATGCACTTATATTGCAAAATTGTACAGACACAGTGACTGTAATTGAAAACCAAGTTCTTTTTCTACAACAAGGTAACTATACAATAAAAACACAAGGCACAGAGCCTACCGATATTATTTACATCCCACTTTCTGATGACTTTTTAAGAGATTTCATGTCTAAGTACAATGATATCTTATGCCAAATAGAAAGAGATGAAGAGTTTTCTAGTGCCTTTATTTGTTTTCAAAACTCATCACTTATCCAATTTTGTAGTAATGGATTTGAGTACCTTACTGTTCAATCTTGCCCTGAAACGTTCACACAATTACGCGTTGAAGAACTTTTAATTCTATTGCTTTCAACTGAACAAGGCTCTGACTTAATGGCGTTATTGCGCCAACTTAGCCATCGTCAGGTCGATCGTTTAAAGATTTTTATGGAGAAAAATCATTTAAAAAATTGGAAACTCAAACAATTTGCTCGTGAGTTTGGAATGGGATTAACAACATTTAAAGAACTTTTTAACCATGTCTATGGTACTTCTCCAAGAACATGGATCTGTGAAAGACGTATTATTTATGCACACCAATTGTTACTGACCACTGAAATGAGTATTGTTGATATTTCAATGGAATCAGGTTTTTCAAGTCAATCTTATTTTACACAAAGTTATCATCGTCGTTTTAATATGACGCCAAGTAAAGCGAGAAATATCAAATCAAAATTATAA
- a CDS encoding polymer-forming cytoskeletal protein, with protein MFSRKTETPKAAEPVAPVITEEKKPMPEQKLYTIIAKGTVFQGDINVEGDIQIWGKVAGNINVKDGVIRVMHAGQVEGELTAPDIIIDGFVKGICAANNLDILEHGELRGTSRCGSMSIKRGGIFTGQSEQVEHQAKSVAQQRVVSIKESSNANKDKVAAPVENQLKENKK; from the coding sequence ATGTTTAGTCGTAAAACTGAAACACCAAAAGCAGCAGAGCCTGTTGCACCAGTAATAACAGAAGAGAAAAAACCGATGCCAGAGCAAAAACTATACACGATTATTGCAAAAGGAACGGTATTCCAAGGCGATATTAATGTTGAAGGCGATATCCAAATTTGGGGTAAAGTAGCCGGCAATATTAATGTCAAAGATGGCGTTATTCGTGTTATGCATGCGGGACAAGTTGAAGGTGAATTAACAGCACCTGATATTATTATTGATGGTTTTGTAAAAGGCATCTGTGCTGCAAATAATTTAGATATCTTAGAACACGGTGAATTACGTGGTACTAGTCGTTGTGGCAGTATGTCTATTAAGCGTGGTGGTATTTTTACTGGGCAATCAGAGCAAGTTGAACATCAAGCAAAATCAGTTGCTCAACAACGTGTTGTTTCAATAAAAGAAAGCTCTAATGCAAATAAAGATAAAGTTGCTGCTCCAGTAGAAAACCAACTAAAAGAAAATAAAAAATAA
- a CDS encoding GNAT family N-acetyltransferase → MNLDTPRLHLREWRESDKAPFFSEINSSPEVMRYFPCTLSQLESDNMVETIREKFIQQNGWGMWAVELKETQEFIGFVGLNIPAASLPFNPCVEIGWRIAQKFWRKGYTYEAALAVFKCAFETLGLEEVVAFTAVSNLPSQGVMQKLGMHQSDNFFHPALDKAHPLAEHVLYRLKKSDFTFQSNG, encoded by the coding sequence ATGAATTTAGATACTCCCAGACTACACCTAAGAGAATGGCGTGAGAGTGATAAAGCGCCATTTTTTTCTGAAATCAACTCTTCACCTGAAGTGATGCGCTATTTTCCTTGCACTTTATCTCAACTAGAAAGTGATAATATGGTTGAGACTATCCGCGAAAAATTTATTCAGCAAAATGGATGGGGAATGTGGGCAGTTGAATTAAAAGAAACTCAAGAATTTATTGGTTTTGTGGGATTAAATATTCCAGCGGCGTCTTTGCCATTTAATCCCTGCGTAGAAATTGGTTGGCGGATTGCGCAAAAATTTTGGCGAAAAGGCTATACCTATGAAGCTGCTTTGGCCGTATTTAAATGTGCGTTTGAAACGTTGGGATTAGAAGAGGTTGTCGCTTTTACCGCAGTTTCAAACCTTCCATCTCAAGGTGTGATGCAAAAACTAGGTATGCATCAATCTGATAATTTCTTTCATCCAGCATTAGATAAAGCACATCCTCTCGCTGAGCATGTTTTATATCGCTTGAAGAAGTCTGATTTTACTTTTCAGTCGAACGGATAG
- a CDS encoding nitrous oxide-stimulated promoter family protein codes for MSGKRINREKKTIQKMVHLYAHSHPEADSDYYQQLINYAYNRLDKCRYGENKPACKQCPIHCYQPTKRETMKQIMRWAGPRMLIYHPILAIRHLIDDKKPVPPLPEKKRTIRSTEK; via the coding sequence ATGTCAGGAAAAAGAATAAATCGTGAGAAAAAAACCATTCAAAAAATGGTGCACCTTTATGCTCATTCGCATCCTGAAGCTGACTCAGATTATTATCAACAATTAATCAATTATGCCTATAACCGATTAGATAAATGTCGTTATGGTGAAAATAAACCAGCCTGTAAACAATGTCCTATTCATTGTTATCAACCAACCAAACGAGAAACGATGAAACAGATCATGCGCTGGGCTGGTCCTCGAATGTTGATTTATCATCCGATATTAGCAATACGTCATCTTATTGATGATAAAAAACCCGTTCCTCCTCTTCCTGAAAAAAAACGCACTATCCGTTCGACTGAAAAGTAA
- a CDS encoding DinI-like family protein gives MRVEILFNKQSKITDSLFPLLEHELRKKIIPEYPDMQFRIAFSSMNSIQVTGIKDETKHEHIMELIQSVWEDDGWLQTDDE, from the coding sequence ATGCGTGTGGAAATTTTATTTAATAAACAATCTAAGATAACTGACTCATTATTTCCGCTCTTAGAACACGAACTGAGAAAAAAGATCATTCCAGAATATCCAGATATGCAGTTTCGTATTGCCTTTAGTAGCATGAACTCAATTCAAGTCACAGGCATAAAAGATGAAACTAAGCATGAACACATAATGGAACTTATTCAAAGTGTTTGGGAAGATGATGGTTGGTTGCAAACAGACGATGAATAA
- a CDS encoding YecH family metal-binding protein → MSSIHGHEVLQMILSSETAFTKTSLIDAIHKQFGNDSRFHTCSAENMTATELVDFLERKGKFIPAEGGFTTSENKICHH, encoded by the coding sequence ATGTCATCAATACATGGTCATGAAGTTTTACAAATGATCCTTTCTTCAGAGACGGCATTTACTAAAACATCGCTAATTGATGCTATCCATAAACAATTCGGCAATGATTCACGTTTTCATACGTGCTCAGCAGAAAATATGACAGCGACTGAATTAGTTGATTTCTTAGAAAGGAAAGGTAAATTTATTCCGGCAGAGGGTGGATTTACAACAAGTGAAAATAAGATTTGTCATCATTGA
- a CDS encoding DUF465 domain-containing protein — MFSDQQALVSQLRNSDPRFEALYDKHHRLDQEITKLEGPNGAGYNDEVAKLKKEKLHLKDEMQKILQRSEK; from the coding sequence ATGTTCTCAGATCAACAAGCCCTTGTTTCTCAATTAAGAAATAGTGATCCCCGCTTTGAAGCTCTCTACGATAAACATCATCGACTCGATCAAGAAATTACTAAACTAGAAGGCCCAAACGGAGCCGGCTATAACGACGAAGTTGCCAAACTAAAAAAAGAAAAGCTTCATCTTAAAGATGAAATGCAAAAAATACTTCAGCGAAGTGAAAAATAA
- the eco gene encoding serine protease inhibitor ecotin, translating to MERVMNKVILSLVAAMSLSACAQATDSLDKVAPYPKAQENQVRHVIELEKKDNESNYQVELIIGKELKVDCNHQWFGADLDEKNLEGWGYSYYVVGDLNGPMSTMMGCADNTKKDAFVQANIGSDAFIRYNSKLPIVVYAPKDVDVKYRIWSAADTTQDSVKK from the coding sequence ATGGAGAGAGTGATGAACAAAGTAATATTATCTTTAGTAGCAGCAATGTCTTTATCTGCATGTGCACAAGCTACCGATAGTTTAGATAAAGTTGCACCTTATCCTAAGGCTCAAGAAAATCAAGTTCGTCATGTTATCGAATTAGAGAAAAAAGATAATGAAAGCAATTACCAAGTTGAATTAATTATTGGTAAAGAGCTTAAAGTAGATTGCAACCATCAGTGGTTTGGTGCGGATTTAGATGAAAAGAATTTAGAAGGTTGGGGTTATAGCTATTATGTTGTTGGCGATTTAAACGGCCCAATGTCAACAATGATGGGATGTGCTGACAATACGAAAAAAGATGCCTTTGTACAGGCAAATATAGGATCAGATGCCTTTATTCGTTATAACAGTAAATTACCTATTGTTGTTTATGCACCAAAAGATGTTGATGTGAAATATCGTATTTGGTCTGCTGCTGATACGACTCAAGATTCAGTTAAAAAATAA
- a CDS encoding universal stress protein translates to MYKKILVPIDILEDELSQELIAHIEQIAKVGKPEIHFLTVIPNAELFFGIEFAAIPEKFKDSSERTRLAFVALQEMIKDAKIPDEQIVCNVGVGNAKDEILEYARHIDADLIAIASHRPNVSSYLLGSTASSIVRHAKMSVLVIR, encoded by the coding sequence ATGTATAAGAAAATCCTAGTTCCCATTGATATTTTAGAAGATGAACTTTCTCAGGAACTGATCGCTCACATTGAACAAATAGCAAAGGTGGGTAAACCTGAGATCCACTTCCTCACCGTGATTCCTAATGCTGAACTTTTCTTTGGTATCGAGTTCGCTGCTATTCCTGAAAAATTCAAAGATTCGTCAGAACGTACTCGTCTTGCTTTTGTTGCACTACAAGAAATGATTAAAGATGCAAAAATTCCTGATGAGCAAATTGTATGTAATGTAGGTGTCGGTAACGCAAAAGATGAAATATTAGAATATGCTCGCCATATTGATGCTGATTTAATTGCGATTGCGTCACATAGACCTAATGTTTCCTCTTATTTATTAGGCTCAACAGCGTCATCAATTGTACGCCATGCCAAAATGTCAGTTTTAGTTATACGTTAA